From a region of the Nitrospira sp. genome:
- a CDS encoding AAA family ATPase, whose protein sequence is MYESFYHLKTKPFALLPDSSFLYSGSEHQAAYSLLEYGLLSQAPFMVLTGEPGMGKTSLLQKLIAEHGNKHKIGLVTNARYDIEHLLPWILLSLGLSTKRLDPIEAYHMFSEFLAQESKRSRRVILIVDEAQSLGAELLEELRLLSNMNDGQTLKLQIILSGQPDLHTLLQRIDMTQFAQRIVVDYHLKPLSEADTARCIRHRIQVAGGRPSLFTQKACALVHRLSRGTPRLINQVCDVALTYGYAEQAKVITSKLVAQAALDRCRGGILPLAAKEELVGLAAAPEDASEVEVSIPHLRSPGNEESAAGRFMGSPERAYSQGLMLKDEERLKEAIDLFHVAAKDKSMWLKAYAQIGLCYVKMKEPHAAIQAFRTALKDEKASPGDTIDALYFLGRSLESVGQAGEAFEVYQQIEQAAPTFRDVANRTRELRIILKQSAKGRETAMGKDSWFSSVIDNFQRFLIGSQK, encoded by the coding sequence ATGTACGAATCCTTCTATCACTTGAAGACCAAACCGTTCGCGCTCTTGCCGGACAGCAGTTTTCTCTATTCCGGTTCGGAACACCAGGCTGCCTACAGCTTGCTCGAATATGGCCTCCTCAGCCAGGCTCCGTTTATGGTGCTCACCGGCGAGCCCGGTATGGGCAAGACATCCCTTCTCCAGAAGCTGATTGCCGAACACGGAAACAAACACAAGATTGGGCTGGTGACCAACGCCCGTTACGACATCGAGCATCTCTTGCCTTGGATTTTATTGTCTCTCGGATTGAGCACCAAGCGGCTTGATCCGATCGAAGCCTATCACATGTTTTCGGAATTCCTGGCTCAGGAATCGAAACGTTCACGACGGGTCATCCTCATCGTAGATGAAGCCCAAAGTCTGGGAGCCGAGTTGCTCGAAGAACTGCGGCTCTTGTCCAATATGAACGATGGTCAGACATTGAAGTTGCAGATCATCCTATCCGGCCAACCGGATCTCCATACCTTGCTCCAGCGAATCGATATGACTCAATTTGCGCAGCGGATCGTCGTTGACTATCATCTGAAGCCGCTGTCTGAAGCCGACACGGCCAGGTGCATTCGCCATCGAATCCAAGTCGCTGGTGGACGGCCTTCCCTTTTTACCCAAAAAGCATGCGCGCTGGTGCATCGTTTGAGCCGAGGAACCCCGCGCCTGATCAATCAGGTATGCGATGTGGCCTTGACCTATGGGTATGCCGAGCAAGCGAAAGTCATTACATCTAAATTGGTCGCCCAAGCGGCCCTAGATCGATGCAGGGGAGGGATCCTGCCTCTGGCAGCTAAAGAAGAGTTGGTTGGACTGGCGGCGGCTCCGGAAGATGCGAGCGAAGTGGAAGTCTCTATTCCACACCTCCGATCGCCAGGGAACGAGGAATCGGCCGCAGGCCGTTTCATGGGTTCTCCTGAAAGAGCCTACTCGCAGGGCCTGATGCTGAAGGATGAAGAGCGATTGAAGGAGGCCATAGACCTGTTTCATGTGGCGGCGAAGGATAAATCAATGTGGCTCAAGGCCTATGCTCAAATCGGGCTTTGCTATGTCAAGATGAAGGAGCCGCACGCCGCGATACAAGCGTTTCGTACGGCCCTGAAGGATGAGAAGGCGTCGCCGGGGGATACCATCGATGCGCTCTATTTCTTAGGGCGTAGCCTCGAATCGGTCGGGCAGGCCGGCGAGGCGTTTGAAGTCTACCAGCAAATTGAGCAAGCGGCACCAACCTTCCGAGACGTTGCGAATCGGACAAGGGAATTGAGGATTATTTTAAAGCAATCGGCTAAAGGACGAGAGACGGCAATGGGAAAAGACTCGTGGTTCAGCAGCGTTATCGATAATTTTCAACGATTCCTGATCGGGAGCCAGAAGTAG
- a CDS encoding thymidylate kinase: MADARFFGDGLKYLNPSELKGKLIAVEGTDGVGRSTHIEMLQEWLEVQGYGVITTGWTRSNLMSKAIEAAKAGNILDRWSLSLLYATDFADRLEHQIVPALRSGFVVLADRYIYTAFARDFVRSADRKWIRDVFGFALIPDLVCYLRIDVETLALRVIETTGMNYWESGMDLRLGADLYDSFKKYQSLLIEEFDKMAVEFRFNVVDARKSPEEIQDELRGYILPVLQNHKPVVEAGTAPA; the protein is encoded by the coding sequence ATGGCCGACGCACGCTTTTTTGGCGACGGTTTGAAGTACCTAAATCCGAGTGAGCTTAAAGGGAAGCTGATCGCCGTCGAAGGGACCGACGGGGTCGGCCGATCGACTCACATCGAGATGTTGCAGGAATGGCTGGAGGTGCAGGGCTATGGAGTGATCACGACGGGATGGACTCGCTCCAACCTCATGTCCAAAGCGATCGAAGCGGCGAAGGCCGGGAATATCCTCGACCGTTGGTCGCTCAGTCTTCTCTATGCCACGGATTTCGCCGATCGTCTCGAGCATCAGATCGTTCCGGCTCTCCGATCCGGATTCGTCGTCTTGGCCGATCGCTACATCTATACGGCGTTTGCCCGGGACTTTGTGCGCAGCGCCGACCGCAAATGGATCCGTGACGTGTTCGGGTTCGCGCTGATCCCGGATCTGGTGTGCTATCTGCGAATCGATGTCGAAACACTGGCGCTTCGAGTCATCGAGACCACCGGAATGAATTACTGGGAATCCGGCATGGATCTTCGGCTTGGAGCCGATCTCTACGACAGTTTCAAAAAATACCAATCGCTGTTGATCGAAGAGTTCGACAAGATGGCGGTGGAATTTCGGTTCAACGTCGTCGACGCGAGAAAATCTCCAGAAGAAATCCAGGATGAACTCCGTGGATATATTCTCCCGGTGTTACAGAACCACAAGCCTGTGGTCGAGGCCGGAACGGCCCCTGCCTAA
- a CDS encoding phosphate-starvation-inducible PsiE family protein: MSSSTFWNTPGQILLAGGATAWDRLRRLDPMEVWTWGIKGVLSLMMITILTALTGGILKTFLDLLTLTHQPTEVVLRQVIINTLILLAIVEVFTTTLTYFSEGRVKVTFIVDTILVVMLTEVISEWFRGGDWRALVALGGILLTLGTIRVIVVRWSPTQAGRPVYAPITHGDGGGHT, translated from the coding sequence ATGAGTTCTAGTACGTTCTGGAACACGCCTGGACAGATTCTCCTGGCGGGGGGCGCCACGGCGTGGGATCGGTTGCGCCGCCTCGATCCGATGGAGGTCTGGACCTGGGGAATCAAAGGAGTGCTCAGTCTGATGATGATCACCATCTTGACTGCACTCACCGGCGGGATCCTGAAAACATTCCTGGATCTGTTGACCCTCACCCACCAGCCAACCGAAGTCGTGTTACGACAGGTCATCATCAACACCCTCATCTTACTGGCAATCGTCGAAGTGTTTACGACCACCCTCACCTATTTCAGCGAAGGTCGTGTCAAGGTGACCTTTATCGTCGACACCATCCTTGTGGTGATGCTGACGGAAGTGATCTCTGAATGGTTCAGAGGAGGCGATTGGAGGGCGTTGGTGGCGTTGGGTGGAATCCTGCTCACATTAGGAACTATTCGCGTGATAGTCGTTCGGTGGAGTCCAACGCAGGCGGGACGGCCGGTCTATGCGCCTATAACTCATGGTGATGGAGGAGGTCACACATGA
- the tmk gene encoding dTMP kinase: MTESHTIKTAPHPHPGKLIIVEGIDGSGKSTQLQLLHKWLESKGHKVFFTEWNSSELVKETTKRGKKSKSLTPTTFSLLHATDFASRLYHQILPPLKAGMIVLADRYMYTAFARDVVRGVPNEWVRKLYAFAIKPDMAFYFKVPIEVAISRLVRGTRGQFKYYEAGMDMNLSADVTESFRIFQSQILTEYDKIVDEFGLLTMDATQDIETQQEHMRALVADALHGYKPRRGIYGRRTLFWRRFEVPKSE; the protein is encoded by the coding sequence ATGACCGAATCTCACACCATCAAGACCGCACCTCATCCTCACCCGGGGAAACTGATCATCGTCGAAGGCATCGATGGGTCAGGCAAGAGCACCCAACTGCAACTGCTTCACAAGTGGCTTGAGTCCAAAGGCCACAAGGTGTTCTTTACCGAGTGGAATTCATCGGAGCTCGTGAAAGAAACCACGAAACGAGGAAAAAAATCGAAAAGCCTCACCCCGACCACGTTCAGCTTGCTGCATGCCACGGACTTTGCCAGCCGGCTCTATCACCAGATTCTCCCTCCTTTGAAGGCCGGAATGATCGTCCTTGCCGATCGCTACATGTATACGGCCTTTGCGCGCGACGTCGTGCGCGGCGTGCCCAATGAGTGGGTTCGAAAACTCTATGCGTTTGCGATCAAGCCCGATATGGCGTTTTACTTCAAAGTCCCGATTGAAGTGGCCATTTCCAGACTCGTGCGAGGAACGCGTGGCCAGTTCAAGTATTATGAAGCCGGCATGGACATGAATCTGAGCGCCGACGTCACCGAGAGTTTCCGAATCTTTCAATCACAGATTCTTACGGAATACGACAAGATCGTCGATGAATTCGGTCTCTTGACGATGGATGCGACCCAAGACATCGAGACGCAGCAGGAACACATGCGGGCGTTGGTGGCGGACGCACTCCATGGCTATAAACCCAGACGAGGCATCTATGGCCGACGCACGCTTTTTTGGCGACGGTTTGAAGTACCTAAATCCGAGTGA
- a CDS encoding OmpA family protein, giving the protein MRQVCSVTLVGLSFLAVLLAQGCATKSGSGTGQTGRAQEERINEPTITEISPDDSQPADPRRSPAMQSELASRNATGMAAGMLSDILFDFDRDSIRMESMRVLEANAKQLQNGRATRLLLEGRGDEIGTSAYNLVLGERRARNVKSYLQQLGLSLDVNTTSYGKDRPLCFEHNGDCRQKNRSVHFTVK; this is encoded by the coding sequence ATGAGGCAGGTGTGTAGCGTCACTCTAGTGGGCTTGTCCTTTCTCGCCGTGCTCCTTGCGCAGGGTTGCGCCACGAAATCCGGATCGGGGACCGGCCAAACGGGGCGCGCACAGGAGGAGCGGATCAACGAACCAACCATCACAGAGATTTCTCCAGACGACAGCCAACCGGCCGACCCGCGAAGAAGCCCGGCCATGCAATCAGAGCTCGCATCCCGCAATGCGACAGGCATGGCTGCCGGAATGCTGAGCGATATCTTGTTTGATTTTGACCGAGATTCGATCCGCATGGAGTCGATGCGCGTCTTGGAGGCCAATGCGAAGCAATTACAGAATGGCAGAGCGACACGCCTCCTGCTGGAAGGACGTGGCGATGAGATAGGCACATCGGCGTACAATCTCGTCCTCGGCGAGCGTCGGGCTCGGAACGTGAAGTCCTATCTCCAACAACTCGGCCTGTCCCTCGACGTGAACACGACGAGTTACGGAAAAGACCGCCCGCTTTGTTTCGAGCACAACGGCGACTGCAGACAAAAAAACCGGAGCGTTCATTTCACCGTCAAATAA
- a CDS encoding histidine phosphatase family protein, producing the protein MDCVLFRHGIAVEPEEWEGAEENRPLTEKGKRRTRQAAEGLAALDCKPTHLFTSPFVRAYDTARLLRAAVCPTLKVETREELAVGAKPEQLIAFLHTLPSDSVVVCVGHEPLLGEVAGLLLCGRAVSGFHLKKAGTAWIEVQGVVKSGQGRLCCWLEPMQLRAMGKRSHTKKRVAQP; encoded by the coding sequence ATGGATTGTGTGCTGTTTCGTCATGGCATCGCTGTCGAACCCGAGGAATGGGAAGGAGCGGAAGAGAATCGTCCTCTCACGGAGAAGGGAAAGAGGCGGACAAGACAGGCCGCTGAAGGGCTTGCGGCGCTTGACTGTAAGCCGACCCATCTGTTTACGAGCCCGTTCGTGCGAGCCTATGATACGGCGAGGCTGTTGCGTGCGGCCGTCTGTCCGACATTGAAGGTCGAGACGCGGGAAGAGTTGGCTGTCGGGGCCAAACCGGAGCAACTGATTGCTTTTCTCCATACGCTCCCGTCGGATTCGGTCGTGGTGTGTGTGGGGCATGAGCCTCTGCTTGGTGAAGTCGCGGGTCTGCTGCTCTGCGGGAGAGCCGTTTCCGGCTTTCATCTCAAGAAGGCCGGGACCGCTTGGATCGAGGTACAGGGAGTTGTGAAATCGGGACAAGGACGCTTGTGCTGCTGGCTTGAGCCGATGCAGCTGCGGGCAATGGGGAAACGATCGCACACCAAGAAACGGGTTGCCCAGCCTTAG
- a CDS encoding CBS domain-containing protein, translating to MITVGQLMKRTLATVPARVNAVDAAKLMSNCKIVSVFEEDDNHIIGLVTEPDSIRTMAEIDQEPPLLSVDAIMSKPIAGIDERRPITEAADLMHQHGIRHLMVFKAETVVGVLAVRDLLRPVLIDEF from the coding sequence ATGATCACTGTGGGGCAACTGATGAAGCGAACGCTGGCCACCGTGCCCGCGAGAGTGAACGCCGTCGATGCGGCAAAACTGATGTCGAATTGCAAGATTGTGAGCGTCTTTGAGGAAGATGACAATCACATTATCGGTCTCGTGACGGAGCCCGACAGTATCCGAACAATGGCGGAGATCGATCAGGAACCGCCTCTTCTCTCGGTTGATGCCATCATGAGCAAGCCGATCGCGGGGATCGATGAACGGCGTCCCATCACAGAAGCGGCTGACCTCATGCACCAGCACGGTATACGGCATTTAATGGTGTTCAAGGCGGAGACGGTCGTCGGAGTACTCGCGGTTCGCGATCTCCTTCGTCCGGTATTGATCGATGAGTTCTAG
- a CDS encoding Ppx/GppA family phosphatase: MSKLAVIDIGTNSIHMVLAEILPDASFKILDRFKDITRLGNGVFATKRLSDEAMARALEVLKTLVTLARNKGFDRIVAVATSAVREAQNGGDFVALIMEQTGLRVRVISGTEEARLIFLGVKNSIALPDGPTLVIDIGGGSVELIVGNRDGLIHGKSLKLGAIRLAEQFLPKTPPSESMMHTLEQAVLTHLRDALGSFKMKKFHSLVATSGMAGNVAEVVHLRQTGRPLPQHNLAKVQLKDIRVLEAELAQSSVKARLAIPGLDPKRVDTLLPTTVVLRCLTELSDLNEVTLCDKAIREGVIYDFIVRHREGLKAENDIPDVRRRNVIGLARRCHAPEAHSLHVANLALRLFDQTKREHHLGLQERTWLEYAAILHDVGYHINPRQHHKHAYYLIKHSDLGGLTAEEIDVVANIARYHRRALPALKHEEFDCLPPRLQRVVKILASLLRIADGLDRTHFSLVQAVNVKFGKQVTIEVHVTGDAEMELWAATSRADLFEQVFRRRVQFSGVLVETDKS; encoded by the coding sequence GTGTCCAAGCTCGCCGTTATCGATATCGGGACCAATTCCATTCATATGGTACTGGCTGAGATTCTGCCGGATGCCAGTTTTAAGATACTCGACCGTTTCAAAGACATCACCAGGCTGGGGAACGGCGTCTTTGCCACAAAGCGGCTGTCCGACGAAGCCATGGCTCGCGCGTTGGAAGTCCTCAAGACATTGGTGACACTCGCCCGCAACAAAGGGTTCGACCGCATCGTCGCGGTCGCGACCAGCGCCGTCCGTGAAGCACAAAACGGCGGCGATTTCGTCGCTTTGATCATGGAACAGACGGGGCTGAGAGTGCGGGTGATCAGCGGGACCGAAGAAGCCCGACTGATTTTCCTGGGCGTGAAGAACAGCATCGCCCTCCCGGACGGACCGACGTTGGTCATCGACATCGGCGGCGGCTCCGTAGAATTGATCGTGGGTAACCGGGACGGGCTGATCCACGGCAAGAGCCTCAAACTCGGCGCGATCCGCTTAGCCGAACAATTCCTTCCCAAGACTCCGCCGTCGGAGTCGATGATGCACACCTTGGAACAGGCTGTCCTCACTCACCTTCGCGACGCTCTCGGATCGTTCAAGATGAAAAAGTTTCATTCGCTGGTGGCCACCTCCGGAATGGCCGGGAACGTCGCCGAGGTCGTCCATCTTCGTCAGACGGGACGACCGTTGCCGCAGCACAATCTTGCGAAGGTCCAGTTGAAAGATATCCGTGTCCTTGAAGCGGAGCTGGCCCAGTCATCGGTGAAGGCGCGCCTGGCGATTCCCGGCCTAGACCCGAAGCGTGTCGATACTCTGCTGCCGACCACTGTCGTCCTCCGATGTCTGACCGAGCTATCGGACCTCAATGAGGTTACGCTTTGCGACAAGGCTATCCGCGAGGGGGTGATCTACGATTTTATCGTCCGCCATCGTGAAGGCCTGAAGGCCGAGAATGACATTCCCGACGTCCGCCGTCGCAACGTAATCGGTCTTGCCCGCCGCTGTCACGCTCCTGAGGCTCATTCCCTGCACGTGGCCAACCTGGCCTTGCGCCTGTTCGATCAAACCAAGCGGGAACATCATTTAGGGCTGCAGGAGCGCACCTGGCTCGAATACGCGGCCATCCTGCACGATGTGGGCTACCACATCAATCCGAGACAACATCACAAGCACGCCTACTACCTGATCAAGCATAGCGACTTGGGCGGATTGACAGCCGAAGAGATCGATGTGGTTGCGAACATCGCTCGCTATCACCGGCGAGCCCTGCCGGCCCTGAAGCATGAAGAGTTCGACTGCTTGCCTCCCCGCTTGCAACGTGTGGTCAAGATCCTTGCATCGTTGCTACGGATCGCCGACGGACTCGATCGAACCCATTTTTCCCTTGTCCAAGCCGTGAACGTCAAGTTTGGGAAGCAGGTCACAATCGAGGTCCACGTGACGGGCGACGCAGAGATGGAGCTGTGGGCAGCGACAAGCCGAGCCGACTTGTTCGAACAAGTATTCCGCCGACGCGTCCAGTTCTCCGGAGTGCTGGTGGAAACCGACAAATCATGA
- a CDS encoding DUF255 domain-containing protein, which produces MSSSPNKRSPNRLIHETSPYLLQHAYNPVDWHPWGPDALQLAKQRNRPILLSIGYSACHWCHVMERESFENEAIAELMNQWFVCIKVDREERPDLDEIYMAATVTMNQGQGGWPMTVFLTPEQEPFFAGTYFPPEDRWGRPGFGSVLKKIADYWETRPSEVRIQAKELTEQLQGARQVPSPISISESVIDDAVAQYREDFDGTHGGFGTAPKFPPATGLSFLLRSHRRSRDLHTLTMVTRTLDMMAAGGIYDHIGGGFARYSTDARWLVPHFEKMLYDNALLARVYVEAYQVTRKPLYRQVVTEILDYIRREMTGPEGGIYSSTDADSEGVEGKFFVWNPAQVQDVLKDDEDTRRFCALYDITASGNWEQKSIPNRLRPIEDVARQLDLTTDELVETASRVKPLLYEARRQRVPPGLDDKVITAWNGMMLSAMAEAARVFGEPDYLEHAKRTADFLLRSHSKPDGRLLRTSRADRAHLDAYLEDYAYLAEGLLDLYEAGAEESYLQAAARLADYLITDFMDHEQGGFFTTAKHHESLILRHREGTDGAIPSANAVAASALARLSFHFDREDWRRAATSAVRAYGRQMSRYPRAFAKSLAVVDFLTEGPVELAFVGAESQDELRALREAVAHYYLPNRIVATKSSLDPSMLPLLQGKEQVSGRATLYICRNFTCQRPITDHRAIPDALQTDQTTSMAHQDEPRLLQGTSLSGCATVQGTAAYASRIMARDGEIGLANGFTTLGTTGLTTTRLGFGTYRVDMQNAEFREALKKALRTSCNLIDTSTNYMDGDSERLVGSVLTELVSSGEVRRDEIIVVSKIGYVQGQNLKLAEAKEKTGHPYSEVVKYGDGIWHCIHPEFLADQLTLSLDRLGLTTLDICLLHNPEYFFSEAAHHGKTDLETLRAEFYARLERAFVYFETQVSAGRLRYYGVSSNTVTSPAENPEATSLALMIQAAESAARSVGISTHHFQVLQCPMNLFESGAAFTANTGPSHSQTVLEYARQNNISILVNRPLNAMVAQNKMQRLADFPLEDTPIDLDRQLVTLGNLEQEYRNSIAPSIKLAAQGMNPAEFFNWSVELQRIHPQIQGLEHWEQIEHRTIAPHVNQVFQLLSRQLSGAAAEQWEDWRQRYVPELLTLLRGLRHEATMRSRAQTERVAQAIDPLLPASHRSASLSQKVLWILSSTPGVTCVLNGMRLTRYVDDTLAVLKWEPLKDTRPIYERTATLVQ; this is translated from the coding sequence ATGTCTTCATCTCCAAACAAGCGATCTCCCAACCGCCTCATCCATGAGACCAGTCCTTACTTGCTGCAACATGCCTACAATCCCGTAGACTGGCATCCCTGGGGACCGGACGCGCTGCAGCTCGCGAAGCAGAGGAATCGCCCTATCTTGCTCTCAATCGGCTATTCCGCCTGCCACTGGTGCCATGTCATGGAACGGGAATCCTTCGAGAATGAGGCGATCGCCGAGCTCATGAATCAATGGTTTGTCTGCATTAAGGTAGACCGGGAAGAACGGCCTGATCTCGATGAGATCTATATGGCCGCTACGGTCACGATGAATCAAGGTCAGGGTGGATGGCCGATGACGGTCTTCCTGACACCGGAGCAAGAACCATTTTTCGCGGGAACGTATTTCCCTCCCGAAGATCGATGGGGCAGACCGGGTTTCGGTTCCGTCTTGAAGAAGATCGCCGATTACTGGGAGACACGGCCATCGGAAGTCCGGATTCAGGCCAAAGAACTGACGGAGCAACTACAAGGAGCGAGACAGGTCCCCTCCCCCATCTCCATCAGCGAATCGGTGATCGACGACGCCGTCGCTCAATATAGAGAGGATTTCGACGGCACTCATGGCGGCTTTGGAACGGCACCGAAGTTTCCACCGGCTACGGGATTGTCCTTCTTGCTCCGGAGTCACCGACGCTCACGCGATCTCCATACGCTCACTATGGTCACGAGGACTCTGGACATGATGGCGGCGGGCGGAATCTATGACCACATCGGCGGCGGCTTTGCGCGCTACTCGACCGACGCGCGATGGCTAGTCCCTCATTTCGAAAAGATGCTCTATGACAATGCGCTCCTGGCCCGTGTGTATGTCGAAGCGTACCAAGTCACCAGGAAGCCGCTCTATCGGCAAGTGGTGACCGAGATTCTCGATTATATACGCCGGGAAATGACCGGACCTGAAGGCGGCATCTATTCATCGACGGATGCCGACTCTGAAGGGGTCGAGGGGAAGTTCTTTGTCTGGAACCCTGCACAGGTACAAGACGTACTCAAGGATGATGAGGACACGCGACGGTTTTGCGCACTGTACGATATTACCGCATCAGGCAATTGGGAACAGAAGAGCATTCCCAACCGCTTACGACCAATCGAGGACGTGGCCAGACAGCTGGATCTGACGACCGATGAGTTGGTGGAGACCGCATCCCGAGTGAAGCCGCTCCTGTATGAGGCGCGACGACAACGCGTCCCGCCCGGTCTCGATGATAAAGTGATTACCGCGTGGAATGGGATGATGCTGTCGGCCATGGCCGAGGCAGCGCGAGTCTTCGGAGAGCCGGACTATCTCGAACACGCCAAACGAACCGCCGATTTTCTGCTGCGGAGTCATTCCAAGCCGGACGGACGGCTCTTACGTACATCACGAGCCGATCGCGCGCACCTCGATGCCTATCTTGAAGACTACGCCTATCTTGCCGAAGGACTGCTGGACCTCTATGAAGCCGGAGCCGAGGAATCGTATCTCCAGGCAGCGGCACGACTGGCGGACTACCTGATCACGGACTTTATGGATCATGAGCAAGGCGGCTTCTTCACAACTGCCAAACACCATGAATCTCTTATCCTCAGACACCGGGAAGGGACGGACGGGGCTATCCCGAGTGCGAATGCCGTCGCCGCTTCAGCCCTTGCCCGACTGTCTTTCCATTTCGATCGCGAAGATTGGCGACGTGCCGCAACCTCCGCAGTGCGAGCCTACGGCCGGCAAATGAGCCGCTACCCTCGAGCCTTCGCCAAGAGTCTGGCGGTGGTGGACTTTCTGACTGAGGGGCCAGTGGAGCTGGCATTCGTTGGAGCAGAGTCGCAAGACGAGCTTCGCGCACTCCGTGAAGCGGTGGCACACTATTATCTTCCCAATCGCATCGTGGCGACAAAATCTTCCTTGGACCCGTCAATGCTCCCACTCTTGCAAGGCAAGGAGCAGGTTTCGGGAAGAGCTACCCTGTACATCTGTCGCAACTTCACCTGTCAACGACCGATCACCGATCATCGCGCCATCCCAGATGCGTTACAGACCGACCAAACGACGTCAATGGCCCATCAAGACGAGCCGCGGCTGCTGCAAGGCACCAGCCTCTCGGGGTGCGCAACTGTTCAAGGCACTGCAGCCTATGCCTCCCGAATTATGGCGCGTGACGGCGAAATCGGTTTGGCCAACGGCTTCACGACACTCGGAACGACCGGCTTGACCACGACACGGCTGGGATTCGGCACCTACCGCGTCGATATGCAGAATGCCGAATTTCGCGAAGCGTTGAAAAAAGCATTGCGGACGTCCTGCAATCTCATCGACACGTCGACGAATTACATGGACGGCGACAGCGAGCGGTTGGTGGGATCTGTGCTGACGGAACTCGTTTCGTCGGGAGAAGTTCGGCGCGACGAAATCATCGTCGTCTCCAAAATCGGCTACGTGCAGGGACAGAATCTGAAACTTGCCGAGGCCAAAGAAAAGACCGGCCATCCCTATTCTGAAGTCGTCAAGTATGGGGATGGGATCTGGCACTGCATCCATCCGGAATTCCTGGCGGATCAATTGACGCTGTCGCTGGATCGTCTGGGACTGACGACACTGGATATTTGCCTGCTGCACAATCCCGAATATTTCTTTTCAGAAGCGGCGCACCATGGCAAAACAGATCTGGAAACACTACGTGCAGAATTCTATGCTCGACTCGAACGTGCATTTGTCTATTTTGAAACCCAGGTCTCGGCAGGGCGACTTCGATATTATGGTGTGTCCTCCAACACGGTTACATCTCCCGCTGAAAACCCGGAAGCGACCTCACTGGCACTCATGATCCAAGCAGCTGAATCCGCAGCCCGATCCGTTGGAATCTCGACCCATCACTTTCAGGTCCTTCAATGTCCAATGAATCTCTTCGAGTCCGGAGCCGCCTTCACGGCAAATACAGGACCATCGCACTCCCAGACCGTCCTTGAATATGCGCGGCAGAACAACATATCGATTTTGGTGAATCGGCCCTTAAATGCCATGGTGGCCCAGAACAAGATGCAGCGCCTCGCGGACTTCCCGCTCGAAGACACCCCTATCGATCTCGACCGCCAGCTGGTCACGCTCGGCAATCTCGAGCAGGAATACCGAAATTCCATCGCGCCGAGCATCAAACTGGCCGCGCAAGGGATGAATCCGGCCGAATTCTTCAATTGGTCGGTAGAACTGCAGCGCATACATCCGCAGATTCAAGGACTGGAACATTGGGAACAGATCGAACACCGCACGATTGCGCCGCACGTCAACCAAGTCTTTCAGTTGCTCTCACGCCAGCTTTCCGGAGCTGCGGCGGAACAATGGGAGGACTGGCGTCAACGGTATGTTCCGGAGCTGCTGACTCTGCTGCGCGGCCTCCGGCACGAAGCCACCATGCGGAGTCGAGCCCAAACCGAGCGGGTCGCACAGGCGATCGACCCCCTCTTGCCCGCATCCCACCGCTCAGCCTCGCTCTCACAAAAAGTGCTCTGGATCCTGAGCAGTACACCGGGAGTGACCTGTGTGTTGAACGGCATGCGGTTGACGAGGTACGTTGACGATACACTCGCGGTCTTGAAGTGGGAGCCGCTCAAAGATACTCGGCCGATCTATGAACGAACAGCGACGCTTGTTCAGTGA
- a CDS encoding tetratricopeptide repeat protein, giving the protein MSDPIDQVSEPVVSPAERYERGLALKNAGMHKAAIDQLEMAAVDPSFAVKAYAQMGLCYKLSGRYEEAVPAFQKALKFTPGSSKETVQILYLLGRTLESLGRVAEAMESYRWIRREDAAYRDVAERIERLSSRRPALAAKKV; this is encoded by the coding sequence ATGTCGGATCCAATCGATCAGGTGTCAGAACCAGTCGTGAGCCCGGCGGAACGCTATGAACGCGGGCTTGCGCTGAAGAATGCAGGAATGCACAAGGCTGCAATCGATCAGCTTGAAATGGCTGCAGTCGATCCATCGTTCGCGGTCAAGGCGTATGCTCAGATGGGCCTGTGTTATAAGCTATCCGGCCGCTATGAGGAGGCCGTCCCGGCATTTCAGAAAGCACTCAAATTCACACCGGGGTCCTCCAAGGAAACCGTTCAAATTCTCTATCTTCTCGGTCGCACGCTGGAATCGTTGGGCCGTGTCGCGGAAGCCATGGAATCTTATCGCTGGATCAGGCGGGAGGATGCGGCCTATCGAGATGTCGCTGAACGTATTGAGCGGCTGAGCTCCCGTCGCCCGGCCCTGGCTGCGAAAAAGGTATAG